In Carassius gibelio isolate Cgi1373 ecotype wild population from Czech Republic chromosome B17, carGib1.2-hapl.c, whole genome shotgun sequence, a single window of DNA contains:
- the LOC127976350 gene encoding protein TUNAR-like translates to MLVCFRNTVPLSMSNAMFLLMLCKIGVRGKLQTSPRKMLNTALSDEEKGIQDKESKEESILAMLGIIGTILNLVVIIFVYIYTTL, encoded by the exons ATGCTCGTGTGTTTCAGAAACACGGTCCCGCTCAGCATGTCCAATGCTATGTTCCTCCTGATGCTGTGTAAG ATTGGTGTGAGAGGAAAACTGCAGACTTCTCCGAGGAAAATGCTAAACACTGCTCTGAGTGATGAGGAGAAGGGCATCCAAGACAAGGAAAGCAAGGAAGAGTCCATCCTGGCCATGCTGGGGATCATCGGGACGATCCTGAACCTCGTCGTCATCATATTCGTCTACATCTACACCACCCTGTGA
- the LOC127976352 gene encoding B2 bradykinin receptor-like, translated as MESNEVPTSSLLPTIPTNVSSNNLTNDSHCAHWEKWDWLYIMQPTYMFIICVLGILGNVFVLLVFSLHKKACTVAEIYLGNLAAADLLLVLCLPFWAINSIDGFNWRFGLVMCKLVNTGIRMNMFCSIYLLVLVSGDRYIALVHALSRGRMRRQRCAKLNCVAVWVFGLILSIPMLHFRDTQFIPEINITACILKYPNPNIGLACDILLILLSFIVPFLVISYCTLKIIRALREQVLDRFNAENTERKATILVLVVLMVFLLCWVPFHIVTLIDILMRFGVFGGCDFETAVDVSNQIFTYLALSNSVLNPILYVIVGKNFRKKVKELMKQLTEKKNYSTGSSTRSQLSATLKTVTTF; from the coding sequence ATGGAGAGCAATGAAGTACCAACATCATCCCTCCTTCCCACAATCCCGACGAACGTCTCCAGCAACAACCTCACCAACGACTCCCATTGTGCGCATTGGGAAAAGTGGGACTGGCTGTACATCATGCAGCCAACTTACATGTTCATCATCTGCGTGCTGGGAATCCTGGGAAATGTCTTCGTCCTGCTGGTCTTCAGCCTTCATAAGAAAGCGTGTACGGTGGCGGAAATCTACTTGGGGAATCTAGCGGCCGCTGATCTCCTGTTGGTCTTGTGTTTGCCGTTCTGGGCCATCAACAGCATCGATGGGTTTAACTGGCGATTCGGCTTGGTCATGTGCAAACTAGTCAACACCGGCATCAGAATGAACATGTTTTGTAGTATTTACTTACTAGTGTTGGTAAGCGGCGACCGCTACATCGCACTCGTCCATGCATTATCGCGTGGTAGAATGAGGCGACAGCGGTGCGCCAAACTCAACTGCGTCGCTGTTTGGGTTTTTGGATTAATCCTAAGCATTCCCATGCTTCATTTCCGAGACACTCAATTCATCCCGGAGATTAACATCACGGCTTGCATTCTGAAATATCCGAACCCCAACATCGGCCTCGCTTGCGACATTCTTCTCATCTTGCTAAGCTTCATCGTCCCATTTCTGGTGATCTCCTACTGCACGCTGAAGATCATCCGAGCTCTGCGCGAGCAGGTCCTCGACCGCTTCAATGCGGAAAACACTGAAAGGAAAGCCACCATCCTGGTGCTGGTGGTGCTGATGGTGTTTCTCTTGTGTTGGGTGCCGTTCCACATCGTGACTCTCATAGATATCCTGATGCGCTTCGGCGTCTTCGGCGGATGCGACTTTGAAACCGCCGTCGACGTCTCCAATCAGATATTCACCTACTTGGCTTTGAGCAACAGCGTGTTGAACCCCATACTCTACGTGATCGTGGGCAAGAACTTCAGGAAGAAGGTCAAAGAGCTGATGAAGCAGCTTacggagaaaaaaaattattcgaCAGGCAGTTCTACAAGATCACAGCTCTCGGCGACCTTAAAGACCGTCACCACATTTTAA
- the bdkrb1 gene encoding B1 bradykinin receptor: MQSEELVSLATLQPPNASVTPSYLDFFNSTEWDLVYSIIPPYIFTVCLTGILGNSVVLLVFLLQGSRWSVPEIYLGNLALADLILLICLPFWAMNILNYFMWSYGEIMCKVVNLSINVNMYTSIYMLVMVNVDRYLALVLTMKAMWLRRKRYAKFICVVLWLFGVGMGALTAVMRKLKDIPGHQAAECHLDYPNTTWRLAHLLQLILVGFALPFLVITFCCINIIRALKRRRHVVYWEDRNDKKATALVCAVTLLFLFCWGPFHFMTLLDLLCDLKVLDEKEWSHFLNIGNQFSVYLAFSNSCLNPLLYVCSGNYFKRKVSSIYSRRKHSSDATALQRTGLTSTTTANQIKPVVLYEKD, encoded by the coding sequence ATGCAGTCAGAAGAGCTTGTGTCATTGGCGACGCTTCAGCCTCCAAATGCATCCGTCACTCCATCATACCTGGATTTTTTCAACTCGACAGAGTGGGACCTGGTCTACTCCATCATCCCGCCCTACATCTTCACCGTGTGCTTGACGGGGATTCTGGGAAATTCTGTCGTGTTGCTAGTGTTCCTGCTCCAGGGAAGCCGCTGGTCCGTGCCTGAGATCTATCTCGGAAATCTAGCGCTGGCCGACCTTATCCTACTCATCTGTTTGCCGTTTTGGGCCATGAACATTCTGAACTATTTCATGTGGTCCTACGGAGAGATCATGTGCAAGGTGGTCAACCTCTCTATCAACGTCAACATGTACACGAGCATCTACATGTTGGTGATGGTGAACGTGGACCGCTACCTCGCGCTGGTTTTGACCATGAAGGCCATGTGGCTTCGTCGGAAGCGCTACGCTAAGTTCATTTGTGTCGTTCTTTGGCTGTTCGGTGTGGGAATGGGAGCTCTGACGGCCGTCATGAGAAAGCTGAAAGATATTCCAGGTCACCAAGCCGCCGAATGCCATCTGGATTATCCCAACACGACGTGGAGACTCGCTCATCTTCTGCAGCTGATCCTGGTGGGCTTCGCTCTGCCGTTCCTGGTCATCACGTTCTGCTGCATCAATATCATCCGGGCTTTGAAGCGACGGAGACACGTCGTTTATTGGGAGGACAGAAACGACAAGAAGGCTACAGCTCTGGTGTGCGCCGTCACCTTGCTCTTCCTCTTCTGCTGGGGTCCGTTTCACTTCATGACTTTGCTAGACTTGCTCTGTGATCTAAAGGTTTTGGATGAGAAAGAGTGGTCGCACTTTCTAAACATTGGAAACCAGTTTTCGGTGTACCTTGCGTTCTCAAACAGCTGCCTGAATCCGCTGCTGTACGTTTGCTCAGGAAACTATTTCAAGAGGAAAGTCAGCAGCATCTATAGCAGAAGAAAACACTCGTCAGATGCGACTGCGCTTCAGCGGACGGGGCTGACCTCTACAACAACCGCCAATCAAATCAAGCCTGTTGTGTTATATGAGAAAGACTAG